Within Desulfobacter sp., the genomic segment CGTGTTTCCAGAAATGAACCTGACGGGTTATTCCGCCGGGGATACATCCATGGCAAGGCCCCTATCCCCCGGATGGATTGACCGGTTGCACCAGGCAGCAGAATCCGCTCAAACGGCTGTCCTGGCAGGAATCGCCGAGCATATTGGAAACGGCTGGACCCACGCCGCACACCTGGTTATCCGGCCGGACTATCCTTTGGCAGTCTACCGTAAAATCCACCTGTCCCCATTTGAACAGAAAAATTATAAACCGGGCAACACCGTCAGGGTATTTGAATTCAAGGACATTAAATTCGGGGTGCAGCTCTGCTATGATGCCCATTTCCCAGAACTGTCAACGGCCATGGCCTTGAAGGGGGCGGACATCATTTTTTTCCCCCATGCATCCCCCAGGGGAAGCTCCGAAGATAAATTTATCTCATGGATGCGCCATCTGCCGGCCAGGGCCTTTGACAACGGCATCTTTGTGGCAGCCGTCAACCAAACGGGAGAGAACGGCGCAGGCCTGAGCTTTCCCGGGCTGGCCCTTACCATAGGACCTGATGGATACCTGGTTTCAAAAGAAATAACTGCGGGGCTCCACATGGTGGAGATGGATATGGGGGCAGTTGACCGGGTGCGTTCCCACAAGATGCGCTATTTTCTTCCCAACCGCCGCCCCGACTTAATTAAACAATAATTTTAATCCTGAATCTTTGCCCGGCGGTTCTGGATATAGGCGTTGCGAAGGGCGATGTAGGGATCCAGGGCCGCATCCTTGAGCGCCTCGTAATCCCCGATCCTAAAAGAGGTGCCGTTCACTGTATCGACCCCGCGCATGCCCCATTCAAGCTCCCAGGGCTTCACATAGGTCACCGGGGTAATGAACATGTCTCCCACCGACCCCACAGTGTCCCTTAAGGTGGAAGGCCCAAGCACCGGCAGCACCAGGTAAAACCCCTCCCCCACATTCCAGGCCCCAAGGGTCTGGCCCAAATCCTCATCCTGGAGTTTCAGCCCCATATGCTTCTGGGCAAAATCGTTAAACCCCAGAATCCCCAGGGTGGAGTTGACGAAAAAGGCGGAGAATTCAGTGGCGGCCGCTTCTCCCTTACCCTGGAGGATATCGTTCACAAACCTCACCGGAAAAAGCAGGTTGTTGAAAAAATTCTGGATGCCCGTTCTTGCCGGAGTGGGCACAACGGCTTTGTATCCCTGGGCCACGGGCTTCAGTCCGTAAAAATAGAGATAATCGTTAAAGGTGAACATGGCCTTGTTGAAGTAATAAATGGGATCGGCCACCGCCTGCCCCTCTTCTCCGGCCTGCTCATACTCGTCAAATATATCTTCGCTGAATTCCCCATCATCCGCTCCTGTGGATGAAACGGCAGATGGTTCCCCGGCCTGTGCTGTTGCGGCAAATGATATTCCCAGCCCCCCCGCCGAGACCAATACCACCAGGATAAAAACGATCGTCTTTTTCATTTGTCTACCTTTTCT encodes:
- a CDS encoding amidohydrolase; the protein is MTTLRVALVIQQCKAGDFDNNLAETLDSVHLAGEHGADVVVFPEMNLTGYSAGDTSMARPLSPGWIDRLHQAAESAQTAVLAGIAEHIGNGWTHAAHLVIRPDYPLAVYRKIHLSPFEQKNYKPGNTVRVFEFKDIKFGVQLCYDAHFPELSTAMALKGADIIFFPHASPRGSSEDKFISWMRHLPARAFDNGIFVAAVNQTGENGAGLSFPGLALTIGPDGYLVSKEITAGLHMVEMDMGAVDRVRSHKMRYFLPNRRPDLIKQ
- a CDS encoding VacJ family lipoprotein, translating into MKKTIVFILVVLVSAGGLGISFAATAQAGEPSAVSSTGADDGEFSEDIFDEYEQAGEEGQAVADPIYYFNKAMFTFNDYLYFYGLKPVAQGYKAVVPTPARTGIQNFFNNLLFPVRFVNDILQGKGEAAATEFSAFFVNSTLGILGFNDFAQKHMGLKLQDEDLGQTLGAWNVGEGFYLVLPVLGPSTLRDTVGSVGDMFITPVTYVKPWELEWGMRGVDTVNGTSFRIGDYEALKDAALDPYIALRNAYIQNRRAKIQD